In one window of Bdellovibrio bacteriovorus DNA:
- a CDS encoding 8-oxo-dGTP diphosphatase has translation MKKKMTLVFLVDDQRDLVLLGVKKTGFGQGKMLGIGGKVDAGETVIEAACREVLEEIHVTIDPKNLYEGGRVEFIFPESSGWHHDVYIFTCTHWQGTPTETAEIKPQWVAKSQIPFEKMWDDAKYWLPKILKNEPVNAKIFYGEDLKTVSSVEWLKT, from the coding sequence ATGAAAAAGAAAATGACATTGGTCTTTCTGGTGGATGATCAGAGAGACCTTGTTCTTTTAGGGGTTAAGAAAACCGGCTTTGGCCAAGGCAAAATGCTAGGCATTGGTGGCAAGGTGGATGCTGGCGAAACGGTCATTGAGGCCGCCTGTCGCGAGGTGCTTGAAGAAATTCATGTCACTATAGATCCAAAGAATTTGTACGAGGGCGGACGCGTAGAGTTTATCTTTCCTGAATCTTCCGGCTGGCATCACGACGTTTACATATTCACCTGCACCCATTGGCAGGGCACGCCCACCGAAACGGCGGAGATCAAACCCCAGTGGGTGGCGAAATCACAAATTCCATTTGAAAAGATGTGGGATGATGCCAAGTACTGGCTGCCTAAAATTTTAAAGAACGAGCCCGTGAACGCTAAAATATTTTATGGCGAGGATTTAAAAACCGTAAGTTCGGTTGAGTGGTTAAAGACTTAA
- a CDS encoding SRPBCC family protein, translating into MQSSPAKSTPTTHYKGSSPDSKLLEIVRNFDVPVEDLFKAFTTAEAVKVWWWPKDLYTDHVEIKFEEGGKYFFNMKGYHQGGGGMTGSFEEIIPNKRIVMTDYFSDDKGNPISAREAKMPGHWPEVIYITFDFASLGSNGSRFKLSQQGIPNELQKDCVQGWSQSFDKLEKYLEDRQH; encoded by the coding sequence ATGCAATCATCCCCAGCTAAAAGCACACCGACCACTCATTATAAAGGCTCGTCACCGGATTCAAAACTTCTAGAGATCGTGCGGAACTTTGATGTTCCGGTTGAAGATCTTTTTAAAGCTTTTACCACGGCAGAAGCGGTGAAGGTGTGGTGGTGGCCCAAAGATCTGTACACCGATCATGTGGAAATTAAATTTGAAGAGGGTGGAAAGTACTTTTTCAACATGAAGGGTTATCATCAAGGTGGCGGCGGTATGACGGGAAGTTTTGAAGAAATCATTCCTAATAAGCGCATCGTGATGACTGACTATTTTTCCGACGATAAAGGAAATCCCATTTCGGCCAGAGAAGCTAAAATGCCCGGGCATTGGCCTGAGGTGATTTATATTACCTTTGATTTCGCTTCTTTGGGGTCGAACGGCAGTCGATTTAAACTTTCGCAGCAAGGGATTCCTAACGAGCTGCAAAAAGATTGTGTTCAGGGTTGGTCTCAGTCCTTTGATAAGTTAGAAAAGTATCTGGAAGATCGCCAACACTAG
- a CDS encoding EamA family transporter: protein MILIGSSSYGMLSTFVKLAYKHGHTTAEVTVAQFGWGVLILTLLAMFFSKNAPKPSKSEYIQLVAAGTTLGFTSVLYYLSVQYIAASVAVVLLMQSIWLGVLFESIIKKTWPSLDKIIAVVLVLFGTVLATNALDASAGHLDIRGFFFGMLAAISFSGTMAATGSIASHLPPIKRSQIMLYGGALVVLIFAIVTQIAPYYWGVKILSPEFTSSKSFDFSIFLTYGLFVAIFGTVLPPIMLNKGFPITGVGLGSIISSIELPFAMMIAFILLGEHIGPAQLVGVAIIIISVFILNYRMVLNETQA, encoded by the coding sequence ATGATTCTTATTGGGTCATCAAGTTACGGGATGCTTTCGACCTTCGTAAAACTTGCTTACAAACATGGTCACACCACCGCTGAAGTCACCGTCGCGCAATTCGGATGGGGAGTACTTATTCTTACTTTGCTTGCGATGTTTTTTTCTAAGAACGCGCCTAAGCCTTCCAAGTCTGAATATATCCAGCTAGTGGCCGCGGGGACGACATTAGGTTTTACAAGTGTGCTTTATTATTTAAGCGTGCAGTATATCGCGGCCTCGGTGGCGGTGGTGCTTTTGATGCAGTCAATTTGGTTGGGTGTTTTGTTTGAAAGCATTATTAAGAAAACTTGGCCCAGCCTTGATAAAATTATCGCCGTCGTCTTAGTTCTATTTGGAACCGTGCTGGCGACAAATGCACTAGATGCCTCGGCCGGTCATCTTGATATACGTGGTTTTTTCTTCGGGATGTTAGCGGCGATTTCATTTAGTGGGACGATGGCGGCAACTGGCAGCATTGCTTCGCATTTGCCTCCGATTAAGCGCAGTCAGATCATGCTTTATGGTGGTGCATTGGTCGTTCTGATTTTTGCGATCGTCACCCAAATTGCACCTTATTATTGGGGCGTTAAGATCTTAAGTCCGGAATTTACCAGCAGCAAAAGTTTTGATTTTAGTATTTTTCTTACTTACGGTTTGTTTGTGGCGATCTTCGGGACCGTGTTGCCCCCGATCATGTTGAACAAAGGTTTCCCGATCACGGGTGTTGGATTGGGAAGTATTATTTCTTCAATCGAACTTCCATTTGCGATGATGATCGCATTTATTTTGCTAGGCGAACACATTGGCCCCGCGCAACTTGTGGGGGTGGCTATCATTATTATTTCGGTTTTCATTTTAAATTACCGAATGGTTTTAAACGAAACCCAGGCATAG